Proteins encoded in a region of the Triplophysa rosa linkage group LG6, Trosa_1v2, whole genome shotgun sequence genome:
- the gpr161a gene encoding G-protein coupled receptor 161 — MNSTKNGTTVANTTNGPDDDGAVALEAVSIIIIAILACLGNLVIVVTLYKKPYLLTPSNKFVFSLTLSNLLLSLLTLPFVAVSSVRRDWMFGVVWCNFTALLHLLVSSSSMLTLGAIAIDRYYAVLFPMIYPMKITGNRAGLAIVYVWLHSLVGCLPPLFGWSTFEFDRFKWTCTAAWHKEISYTAFWVTWCCLLPLAAMLVCYGVIFRVARVKARKVYCGTVVVPQEESGSQKNGRKNSNTSTSSSGSRRSLIYSGSQCKAFVTILVVLGTFLTTWGPYVVVISTEALWGKDNVSPQMETLVSWLSFTSAVCHPLIYGLWNKTVRKELLGMCFGDRYYRESFVIRHRNSRLFSISNRITDLGMSPHLTAMFVGGGQLLARGSSTGDTGFSYTQDSATDVMLLDNYTSEPSHSTHCAASKRRSSVTFEDQVDQIPKGDPSTVQVNADIHKSLDSFASSLAKAIENDAKIQLFGEWAEIPISLFSVRNTQRGPRYLDGQRLRMESIDEGIVKDDDNEEEEEEKEHQEKICDSSM; from the exons ATGAACAGCACTAAGAATGGGACAACGGTGGCAAACACCACTAACGGTCCGGATGATGATGGAGCTGTGGCGCTGGAGGCTGTCTCTATCATCATCATAGCCATACTGGCATGTCTGGGGAATCTGGTTATTGTGGTGACGCTGTATAAGAAACCCTACTTATTGACTCCCAGCAACAAGTTTGTCTTCAGCCTGACCTTGTCCAATCTGTTGCTTTCTTTACTAACTTTGCCTTTTGTGGCGGTCAGCTCAGTGCGCAGAGATTGGATGTTTGGGGTGGTGTGGTGTAACTTTACAGCACTCCTTCATCTCCTCGTCAGCTCATCTAGCATGCTGACACTAGGGGCCATTGCTATTGACAG GTACTATGCTGTATTGTTTCCCATGATCTACCCCATGAAAATTACTGGAAACCGAGCCGGCCTTGCCATTGTTTACGTGTGGCTTCACTCTTTGGTCGGATGTCTGCCGCCCCTCTTCGGTTGGTCTACTTTCGAATTCGACCGCTTCAAATGGACCTGCACGGCAGCATGGCACAAAGAGATCAGCTACACTGCCTTCTGGGTTACGTGGTGCTGCCTTCTACCGCTGGCGGCAATGCTGGTCTGCTACGGGGTCATCTTCCGCGTGGCCCGCGTTAAAGCGCGCAAGGTTTACTGCGGTACCGTGGTGGTACCGCAGGAGGAGTCCGGGTCTCAGAAGAACGGCCGTAAGAACTCCAATACCTCCACCTCGTCTAGCGGTAGCCGGAGGAGCCTGATCTACTCGGGGAGCCAATGCAAGGCCTTTGTCACCATCCTGGTGGTGCTGGGAACATTTCTGACCACATGGGGTCCGTACGTGGTTGTGATTAGTACTGAAGCACTGTGGGGTAAAGACAATGTTTCACCACAGATGGAGACACTGGTGTCTTGGCTGTCTTTCACCAGTGCCGTGTGTCATCCACTTATTTATGGACTGTGGAACAAAACTGTACGAAAGGAGTTGCTGGGCATGTGCTTCGGCGATCGATATTACAGAGAGTCTTTCGTTATACGACACAGGAACTCTCGTCTGTTTAGCATCTCGAACCGGATAACGG ATCTGGGGATGTCTCCTCACCTGACGGCCATGTTTGTTGGCGGTGGGCAGCTCCTGGCACGTGGCAGCAGCACGGGAGACACAGGCTTCAGCTATACACAGGACTCAG CTACAGACGTCATGCTGTTGGACAACTACACATCAGAACCCTCCCACTCAACCCACTGTGCTGCCAGTAAGAGACGAAGTTCTGTCACATTCGAAGACCAAGTGGATCAAATCCCTAAAG GTGATCCATCAACAGTCCAGGTAAACGCAGACATCCACAAGTCTTTGGACAGCTTTGCCTCTTCTCTGGCCAAGGCTATAGAGAACGATGCTAAGATTCAGCTGTTTGGGGAATGGGCTGAAATTCCCATCAGTTTGTTTAGTGTCCGGAACACACAGAGAGGTCCACGTTACCTGGATGGCCAGAGACTCAGGATGGAAAGCATCGATGAAGGAATAGTTAAAGATGATGAcaatgaggaggaggaggaagaaaagGAGCATCAGGAAAAAATATGTGATAGTTCCATGTAG